Proteins from one Hydrogenophaga sp. SL48 genomic window:
- a CDS encoding heavy metal translocating P-type ATPase: MNTATLALTEHEFPIEGMTCASCVTRVEKALKAVAGVSEVSVNLATERATVQTSGTALSALLAAVEKAGYHAAPPALADTPVPAPRKGEPWWPVALAAALSLPLVLPMLAMLLGIEWTINGWLQLALATPVQFWLGARFYRAGWKAVLAGAGNMDLLVALGTSAGYGLSVYLLFKHAEHGTPHLYFEASAVIVTLVLLGKWLESRAKRQTTAAIAALNALRPEVARVRTPHGDVDLPMSRVKLGDTVVIRPGERIPVDGVITTGSSQVDESLITGESLPVAKHAGDKVTGGAVNAEGLLLVETTAVGAESTLARIVRMVESAQAKKAPIQRIVDRVSAVFVPVVLLIAAFTLLGWGLATGHWEQAILNAVAVLVIACPCALGLATPTAIMAGTGVAARQGILIKDAEALEVAHRIHTVAFDKTGTLTEGKPTLVAALPAPGHEDKLLSWSAAIQAGSEHPLARAVMNAAEQAGLTLLSAAKVSAVPGRGMSAEVQGRALRLGSPRYMQELGVDTSVLAGPARQLQDEGRTVSWLADVTAAPVLVGLLAFGDAPKASAINAIRSLQALGVHTVMLTGDNRGSARAVGRALGIDHIEAEVLPADKAAIVNRLKEGGRSVAMVGDGINDAPALASADVGIAMSTGTDVAMHAAGITLMRGDPALVADAIDISRRTYRKIRQNLFWAFAYNVIGIPLAAAGLLNPVVAGAAMALSSVSVVGNALLLRGWRRAPSRVTA, encoded by the coding sequence ATGAACACCGCCACCCTGGCGCTCACCGAGCACGAATTCCCCATTGAAGGCATGACCTGCGCGTCCTGCGTCACCCGCGTTGAAAAAGCGCTGAAGGCCGTGGCCGGGGTGAGCGAGGTCAGCGTGAACCTGGCCACCGAGCGCGCCACGGTGCAGACGTCTGGCACCGCCCTGTCTGCTCTGCTGGCGGCGGTGGAGAAGGCCGGCTACCACGCCGCGCCGCCCGCACTGGCCGACACGCCCGTCCCCGCGCCGCGCAAGGGCGAACCCTGGTGGCCGGTGGCGCTGGCCGCCGCGTTGTCCCTGCCCCTGGTGCTGCCCATGCTGGCCATGCTGCTGGGCATCGAATGGACGATCAACGGCTGGCTGCAGCTTGCCCTCGCCACACCGGTGCAGTTCTGGCTGGGCGCGCGCTTCTACCGCGCGGGCTGGAAGGCCGTGCTCGCCGGCGCCGGCAACATGGACCTGCTGGTGGCTCTCGGCACCAGCGCCGGCTACGGCCTGAGTGTCTACCTGCTGTTCAAGCACGCCGAACATGGCACGCCGCACCTGTACTTCGAGGCCTCGGCAGTGATCGTCACGCTGGTGCTGCTGGGCAAATGGCTGGAGTCTCGCGCCAAGCGCCAGACCACCGCCGCCATCGCGGCGCTCAACGCCCTCCGGCCCGAGGTGGCGCGCGTGCGCACGCCCCATGGCGATGTGGACCTGCCGATGTCGCGCGTGAAGCTCGGCGACACCGTGGTGATCCGCCCGGGTGAGCGCATCCCGGTGGACGGTGTCATCACCACCGGCTCCAGCCAGGTGGACGAATCGCTGATCACCGGCGAGAGCCTGCCGGTGGCCAAGCACGCGGGCGACAAGGTCACCGGCGGCGCCGTCAATGCCGAGGGCCTGCTGCTGGTGGAGACCACCGCCGTGGGCGCCGAGTCCACGCTCGCGCGCATCGTGCGCATGGTCGAATCGGCCCAGGCCAAGAAGGCGCCGATCCAGCGCATCGTGGACCGCGTGAGCGCCGTCTTCGTGCCGGTGGTGCTGCTGATCGCCGCGTTCACGCTGCTGGGCTGGGGCCTGGCCACCGGCCACTGGGAGCAGGCCATCCTCAATGCGGTGGCGGTGCTGGTGATCGCCTGCCCGTGTGCGCTGGGGCTGGCCACGCCCACGGCCATCATGGCCGGCACCGGGGTGGCCGCGCGCCAGGGCATCCTGATCAAGGACGCCGAAGCGCTGGAGGTGGCGCACCGCATCCACACCGTGGCCTTCGACAAGACGGGCACCCTCACCGAGGGCAAGCCCACCCTGGTGGCCGCCCTCCCCGCACCGGGCCATGAAGACAAGCTGCTCTCGTGGAGTGCCGCCATCCAGGCAGGCAGCGAGCATCCGCTGGCCCGTGCCGTGATGAACGCCGCCGAACAGGCTGGCCTGACCCTGCTCTCCGCCGCCAAGGTGAGCGCCGTGCCCGGCCGCGGCATGTCGGCCGAAGTGCAGGGCCGTGCCCTGCGCCTGGGCAGTCCGCGCTACATGCAGGAGCTGGGCGTGGACACATCGGTCCTGGCCGGGCCGGCGCGCCAGCTGCAGGACGAAGGCCGCACGGTGTCGTGGCTCGCCGACGTGACGGCCGCGCCGGTGCTGGTGGGCCTGCTGGCCTTTGGCGATGCGCCCAAGGCCAGCGCCATCAACGCCATCCGAAGCCTGCAGGCGCTGGGCGTGCACACGGTGATGCTCACCGGCGACAACCGGGGCAGCGCGCGGGCCGTGGGCCGGGCGCTGGGCATCGACCACATCGAGGCCGAGGTGCTGCCCGCGGACAAGGCGGCGATCGTGAATCGCCTGAAGGAAGGTGGCCGGTCGGTGGCCATGGTGGGCGACGGCATCAACGACGCGCCGGCCCTGGCCTCGGCCGACGTGGGCATCGCCATGTCCACCGGCACCGACGTGGCCATGCACGCCGCCGGCATCACGCTCATGCGCGGCGACCCGGCGCTGGTGGCCGACGCGATCGACATCTCGCGCCGCACCTACCGCAAGATCCGCCAGAACCTGTTCTGGGCCTTTGCCTACAACGTGATCGGCATCCCGCTCGCGGCGGCCGGCCTGCTCAACCCGGTGGTGGCCGGGGCGGCCATGGCGTTGAGCAGCGTGAGCGTGGTGGGCAATGCCTTGCTGCTGCGGGGCTGGCGGCGTGCGCCCTCCAGGGTCACGGCCTGA